Proteins encoded in a region of the Zunongwangia endophytica genome:
- a CDS encoding NADH:ubiquinone reductase (Na(+)-transporting) subunit D: MKTDNTNTSTDSAKSAAEKKKDEMILFLSSSEEKEHFLSKNNRKLLSDPFDDNNPITVQVLGICSALAITVQLRPALVMALAVIVVVAFSNVIVSLIRNLIPNRIRIIVQLVVVASLVILVDQVLKAYSYDVSKQLSVFVGLIITNCIVMGRLEAFALGNGVYKSFLDGIGNGAGYGFILILVAFFRELLGSGKLFGFEVLGHKAPTMAESTGLYALGYENNGLMLLSPMALIIVGIIIWAQRARNRKLIEE; this comes from the coding sequence ATGAAGACAGATAACACAAACACTTCTACAGATTCAGCTAAAAGTGCTGCTGAGAAGAAAAAAGATGAAATGATTCTGTTCTTATCAAGTTCAGAAGAGAAGGAACATTTTCTGTCTAAGAATAACAGAAAATTATTATCAGACCCGTTTGACGACAATAACCCGATTACGGTTCAGGTATTAGGAATTTGTTCGGCTTTAGCAATTACAGTGCAATTAAGACCAGCTTTAGTAATGGCACTTGCGGTAATTGTGGTAGTTGCTTTTTCTAACGTAATTGTTTCTTTAATTAGAAACCTTATTCCAAACCGAATTAGAATTATCGTACAACTTGTAGTTGTAGCGTCTCTTGTAATTTTGGTGGATCAGGTTTTAAAAGCCTATTCTTACGATGTTAGTAAACAGCTCTCAGTTTTCGTTGGTCTTATTATTACCAACTGTATTGTGATGGGACGTTTGGAAGCTTTTGCTTTAGGTAACGGAGTATATAAATCTTTCTTGGATGGAATAGGAAACGGCGCAGGATATGGTTTTATCCTTATTTTAGTAGCTTTCTTTAGAGAACTATTAGGTTCTGGAAAACTTTTCGGATTTGAAGTTTTAGGACATAAAGCTCCAACGATGGCAGAGTCTACCGGACTGTACGCTTTAGGTTACGAAAATAATGGTTTGATGCTTCTATCGCCAATGGCTCTAATTATCGTTGGGATCATTATTTGGGCACAACGTGCAAGAAACCGTAAACTAATCGAAGAATAA
- a CDS encoding Na(+)-translocating NADH-quinone reductase subunit C, whose product MEEKTVNKTNTNGYTFLFAIIMVLVVASVLAFTATSLKPLQTENVRNEKMQNILATVGIQTSRDSAQALYDQYITETVALTEDGSVDESADAFEVDLSKELRKPVNDQVYPLYVANIEGAKYYIVPLRGKGLWDAIWGYISLKDDVNTIKGAVFDHKGETPGLGAEITQAWFQERFADEKIFDENGNLVGVSVVKGGNASSSKDNNEVDAISGATITGNGVSDMISERLKHYLPYFKQQTDVKVATK is encoded by the coding sequence AGTTAATAAAACGAATACTAACGGTTATACCTTTTTATTCGCCATCATAATGGTGTTAGTGGTAGCCAGTGTACTTGCGTTTACAGCGACTTCGCTGAAACCATTACAGACAGAAAATGTTCGTAATGAAAAAATGCAAAATATTCTAGCTACGGTAGGTATCCAGACGAGTAGAGATAGCGCGCAGGCATTATATGATCAATATATTACAGAAACAGTTGCTTTAACTGAAGATGGTTCTGTTGATGAGTCTGCTGATGCTTTTGAAGTAGATCTAAGTAAAGAATTACGTAAACCTGTAAATGACCAGGTATATCCTTTATATGTTGCCAATATAGAAGGTGCTAAATATTATATCGTGCCACTTAGAGGTAAAGGACTTTGGGACGCGATCTGGGGTTATATTTCTCTTAAAGATGATGTAAATACAATCAAAGGAGCTGTGTTTGATCACAAAGGGGAAACACCAGGTTTGGGAGCAGAGATTACACAGGCATGGTTTCAGGAACGTTTTGCTGACGAAAAGATTTTCGATGAAAATGGAAATTTGGTCGGAGTGTCTGTTGTAAAAGGCGGTAACGCTAGTTCAAGTAAGGATAATAATGAGGTAGATGCTATTTCTGGAGCTACAATTACCGGAAACGGAGTTTCAGATATGATTTCAGAAAGACTTAAACATTATCTTCCTTATTTTAAGCAACAAACTGACGTAAAAGTAGCAACTAAGTAA
- the nqrE gene encoding NADH:ubiquinone reductase (Na(+)-transporting) subunit E: MEYINLFVRSIFIENMIFAYFLGMCSYLAVSKTVNTAVGLGAAVIFVLTVTVPINFLLDQYLLSPGALAWLSPEYANVDLSFLSFIMFIAVIASMVQLVEMIVEKFAPALYGALGIFLPLIAVNCAILGGSLFMQQKNFGGISESITYGLGSGVGWFLAIIAIAAIREKITYSNVPAPLKGLGITFIITGLMAIGFMSFMGIKL; the protein is encoded by the coding sequence ATGGAATATATAAATTTATTTGTTAGAAGTATTTTCATAGAAAATATGATTTTTGCCTACTTTTTAGGAATGTGTTCCTATTTAGCAGTGTCGAAAACGGTGAATACAGCTGTTGGTCTTGGAGCGGCAGTTATCTTTGTACTTACTGTAACAGTGCCTATCAACTTTCTATTGGATCAGTACTTATTAAGTCCTGGTGCATTGGCATGGTTAAGTCCTGAATATGCAAACGTAGATCTTAGCTTTTTAAGCTTTATCATGTTTATTGCGGTAATTGCATCAATGGTACAATTGGTAGAAATGATTGTTGAAAAATTCGCTCCTGCTCTTTATGGTGCATTAGGAATATTTCTTCCGCTTATCGCTGTAAACTGTGCGATTTTAGGAGGATCTCTTTTTATGCAACAGAAGAATTTTGGAGGAATTTCGGAATCAATAACCTATGGTTTAGGTAGTGGAGTCGGATGGTTCCTTGCTATTATAGCTATTGCCGCAATTAGAGAAAAAATTACCTACTCTAATGTCCCTGCACCATTAAAAGGTCTTGGTATTACTTTTATCATTACCGGATTAATGGCGATTGGTTTTATGAGTTTTATGGGTATTAAATTATAA